In one Parageobacillus genomosp. 1 genomic region, the following are encoded:
- a CDS encoding DUF2768 domain-containing protein, whose protein sequence is MSPALAKMWIAITSMVFMFISVASIYISRYKAKNKIIRFILAFIAYILMILAGIIIIFVVFSGPTPE, encoded by the coding sequence ATGTCGCCAGCTTTAGCGAAAATGTGGATTGCCATTACATCCATGGTATTTATGTTTATTTCCGTCGCTTCTATTTACATTAGCCGCTACAAAGCAAAAAACAAGATCATCCGCTTTATTTTGGCATTCATCGCCTATATTTTGATGATCTTAGCGGGAATTATTATTATTTTTGTCGTCTTTAGCGGCCCTACACCAGAATAA